gtTATTGCTagtaaatataaggtcaatgaaaagaaggagaaaaaataataaatttggctttttttgtggaattgtgtagaaattgaaaaagtaaattgaaaaaataaaattttcaatatattgcgaaaaatataagtttcaatatactggaaaaatataatttcaatataccgcgaaccatatatttaatcatataaattctttcatatataatcaattatatagagaccgtataccactaattatacGAATCAAAagatatggatatatatatcaagtttattatattatacttataaattatatatatatactatccatTAGACTGTTTCATATtaagcgactatttttttttttttgaagaactttgaaaaatcgaaagggtatgttaaaatatgttgacagttaagatatgagctcttaatattgatatttagaggtggctgtttataattttcggtttttcatttagtaacatggtaaaaaatacataacttccgaaaaaatcaagatacagaaaattttttcccaaacattttgtagcaaatttaccgacctacaaaaaaggtcttttatgatttttgcataaatttaACCATTCACAAGATAACCGACGTCAAAGTTTGATACAATTCGAAGAACTTGTTTTTGCTCGTTCTGAATTTTATACCATGTCGACTAATGAGAATTCAGCAATTCTtaatatagttttttgtaggaaattgaatgctctacaaaaaaagtctcttatcattttttgataaatccatctgttcaaaagttattggagcatgaaatcaagttagagtaaatttttagatctttttacttttccggcgaaactatcggacttattataaaatgtcataggatattttttgtagacgaCTTTATTATCTAggaattatcattgataaagttttttggaattctgcattgttttctagttatttccattttattgccaagcaccgaaaaaaaaataattcttatcgattttaagagcttggcaataaaatggaaataactagaaaacaatgcagaattccaaaaaactttatcaatgataattccTAGATAATAAAGtcgtctacaaaaaatatcctatgacattttataataagtccgatagtttcgccggaaaaataaaaagatctaaaaatttactctaacttgatttcatgctccaataacttttgaacagatggatttatcaaaaaatgataagaaactttttttgtagagcattcaatttcctacaaaaaactatattaAGAATTGCTGAATTCTCATTAGTCGACATGGTATAAAATTCAGAACGAGCAAAAACAAGTTCTTCGAATTGTATCAAACTTTGACGTCGGTTATCTTGTGAATGGttgaatttatgcaaaaatcataaaagaccttttttgtaggtcggtaaatttgctacaaaatgtttgggaaaaaattttctgtatcttgattttttcggaagttatgtattttttaccatgttactaaatgaaaaaccgaaaattataaacagccacctctaaatatcaatattaagagctcatatcttaactgtcaacatattttaacataccctttcgatttttcaaagttcttcaaaaaaaaaaaaatagtcgcttaatttgaaacagtctactatccatatatgataagaatatattaagcattatatgagataatatataaagaaaaatacaaaacattatatacaagtaaatatattatgataaatatataatccaatatatgtaaaaaacatatatttttcaatatagatattttcgccgctatatatttatcacatattcaccatatatttttttatatacttttaacaatatatagcttttccatgcgggttATAAGTCAAATTACTTTGAGTTTAAGAGTACAAAACTAAagcattcaataaaatttaccatttgatttaataaaaaatctatcttGGAATAAAACTTTCACTGAGActgctattgaatttttactaatccagatagtaaaaattgtttcctcgtgtgtaataataaattttttttccaacatatatgtataaatatacatatcgTCGGAAtgtatctgtatatatatatttatgcataTATTTCAATACCTATCTAAAATCcaccatctttttttttttaccactgtgGGATTCGAACCTACGCCTTGCGAATATTCCAGTTAAAGTGCAAGCATGCTAACCACTTGACTACAGGTACCCTTCCAATTTCTCGAAGTATAtgccaaaaataatttggaaaatccaaaagtgcacgcctcgaaagctcatgttatgttttttttttaacagttaaatttcgaataaaattgaatatcccgctcttttcccatagaaatttccatggtaaatatacggtaataaaagtaaaaaaaaaaataaataaggagaacattcctaatgaaaaatggcggcagtgtatgtttgtttacatgtaagattgccggttttaaccgtagtgatttatttttaaaaaaacgagaaggcctacagaagtgattttcgaaaggaaccttctttgcttatttctgaaaattttgaaaaataattaagtagtttcgtcaagtcgttctcgagatatccgtaccacgccgttttttttaaccacagactaatggacgtccacgataaattttttttaatgaacttttttttatattaatacatattagacaaattaaaaaaagtatcaggattatttattagtgtttcagctttatatagatgtgtttttcataatgtgtaagagtaataaaaaaaaaatatatgcactttaatgagtggaaatcgtgtgaccttgacaggtcggttataaagcacaacctctccgcttcgcttccgaggcgtgcaatataaataaaatacaacgcAGTCGATATTATATTTCTCGTATTAAAAGTAACAGGCAAATAGCAATTTTTACCCGCTAAGTAGCAATTCACGTTATCgatgttttaaaaactgcaatacctcaacaaaatttatttgatattataatttttagaataccAGAGTTCTTTTTACAATGTTTTCagtaatagttttaaaatgttataaaataaaattaataatcttacaaattgtaataatcaggatataaatgaataattttagcGAAATTCATGTAAACATAACTTGAGTCATGAGTGACTTTTCTGTTGTTTCCAAATAAAAATCACTATCTACTctatactaatattttttattttatctactgaattttatagaatagataaaaataaatataagttttatagTAATTCATTCTTATTGATttgtaatattcaatttatactcttacaaatgtttttaacgcagaattgtaatattatcaaagagatttttgaattttgttatttCCAGAATGAttgttgtaaaataattatggatTATTACCATTCTTTATCCAATTTTTGCTAATCTGTATGATAACTTTTACAAatcgtaaaatttacaatactgATCGTAAGAATCAacgaaaaaatgtaattttccattgataatagtaatttttggtttGAGATTGGAAATTTCTCTGaggaaagtaatttttatttgacgacTATAATTATTAGCTAATTTTGAGCTGcgcttttttccgtgtaactttctcagaaatttggcgacaatctactgccgcaacctgtcgccaTCTTTTTCGgaaaattgaaggcaactTCCCGTCAACTTATGAGAACGCCAatttttgcggccaacttggtgGCATGTCGCTGCTATAGTTTGTCGCTAGCTTGGCTATCAGGGCAAATACTGTTAAGGGATACGTGAGGCGCGATAGTCAGACGTGCGttcaataaatttctatttatgatgataatatccATCAATATTTTCCAATCTcctgcacggaaaaaacagttctgtaaaagttacagaaaaaaatccataaaatttactgatgatattatttttaacatttacaGATTAAATATGTTATTTCTACAAAGTCATagatgttatttttataaatgacaTGATGTAAACTAGCAGATAATGTTCtgcaaaaattacatattttttctgtagattatacattattactttatgtaatatttacttatgcgggtaagtgtgcgcatgtgtgCAGGTTTGCgggggtaagtgtgcgcatgtgtgCAAGTGTGtgggggtaagtgtgcgcatgtgtgCAGGTTTGCGGGTACGTGTGCGAGTGTGTGGGAGTACGTGCGCGCATGTGtgggggtaagtgtgcgcatgtgtgCAGGTTTGCGGGTAAGTGTGCGAATGCGTGGGAGTaagtgtgtgcatgtgtgggGGTAAGTGTTCGCATGTGTGCAGGTGTGCAGGGGTAAGTGTTCGCATGTGTGCAGGTATGCAGGGGTAAGTGTTCGCATGTGTGCAGGTGTGtgggggtaagtgtgcgcatgtgtgcaaatgtaTGGGTAAGTTTGCGCATGTGTCCAGGTGTGCGGGTaagtgtgtgcatgtgtgcagaTGTATGGGGGTAAGTGTGCTCATGTATTTTGCtctgtattttttacataaatacttCTGTCAATTCTACAACTTCACTATGTAACTTTTACAGccttaaaagataaaaatttcatttttggttctgtaaaaattacataatttaattgacagaGAAACatctgtaaattttacagacttttctgtaatttttacagaactGTTTTTTCCGCGCGCGCGAGTATTTATTTGTACCTCCTCTACATTATACCattataataaaacataattttgtaattgaaaAGTGACAGCCTCTTAAGATTAGCACTgaattcttattatttttaatggtcaaataattttattagatgAATTAGATTACGAAAAAAggggaataaaataaaaaaaggttaCGACAGAACTCAATAGGAAAATGTATATACTTCTTTTCACTGGATGCAGACGGCGGTAAACAATAgtgtaggggaagggggggggatAAAATGGGctccttgaaaaaaaaaatgttcaaatcctcagttttttttacttgtattacttttttttactctctcgCCAAGTATTTGACGTTAATTTGTTCtgtccattaaaaataaaaaattaaaaaatgtggggcaaaatgggccccctcaaaaaatttttgtaatgcaAGTTTTTCAGcttatttcacttttttttccttctgcTGAGTTTCTTGTGTTAATTTGCTGtgtctatgaaaattaaaaaaatcctgaaaagttGGGAAAACGGGCCCCCaacaaaactcaatgtatGTTTGTCGCTTGTTTTgtgttttgaaactttttgctgtgtgtttagtataaaaaagagTTGATAGTGAAAATTTGGACCTAAAAATAACttcattttattacttgattgcttatatttttattattttcgattatatagaataaattgtttttaaaaaaaattatagttagtAATGCTGTTGAACTCGTGACCTAGTTTGCCCCTTATCATAATTCTTCAATCATatctgttgaaaaaattttaggaacccgtttggctaaaaaatattcgtaggTTTTCAAAGTCTAGacagcccattttaccccctcccccaacacttttcatgttaaaaattttgaggggacCATTTTGCCTCAATGTTCCATTTTGTCCCTTCCCCGCTCCAAACacttttcatgttaaaaaCTTTGGGTGGCCCATTTGCACCCTAATATTTCGaggcatcaaaaattttagggggcccgttttgcccccctcccttcccctataatggtaaaatattattttattgtttaaatggCATTTTCATTAATGTTATTCAATGTACATCCAAAGATCTAATCCGATCTGGATAAATCTACacaaaatatagatatttcCATATACGAAATATCAGATCGAATTGGATTTTAACTAATCCAAACTTTGttcgaaccaaaaaaaaaggatttattaatgcaagaaattttgattcgtcccaaaaaaattttcacttgtcacaagaattttttcgtactataaattgaaaacttaaaaattcttggagcgagaataaatttttttagagcaagaaaaaattatttgaattataaaattttttatcatcctaataaaatttttgttttcagttcataacacaaaaaatttgttgccCCAAGAATTATATTTTCTGTGCAGgattataacaaaatttcattagtGTCAattaaaatggaattttttctctaatggaaaaatttttagatgcaCGACCGCTTGTTGACAAGTTTTTACCTTGaggtatattttaaaaactattaagaattaattaataattaatgattgaataaaaaaaaaaataatatatttggaaagttaaacatttttattcaaataattatacacattaattatatacatacaaacaGGATCATAGAAACAAATATAAGATTATCACTAATTTTTActtagattttattattacaaaatattcattCGCTTAATGAGTTAAATATATTAGGAATGCTTAACACATTCACCTTACAAGTTATTTGAAAAGAAagataatctaaaaaaatatttacaacaataatgaattaaaatttttacaagatttttgccaatatttcttattttctctTCTGACAATATGAGTTTTcagaaacaataataattaatgtgaCTCGAACAGATTTTTAAAAGCCAAGTGTGTTACGaacgtaaattattttaacacacggTAAATGTGTTCGACTTTTAAGGCCACACGTAAAACTATGGTTTTTGATTGTTTCTGGTGTTTAAATACTGTTTGGCAAGTGTGCTAATATTAACTACACACTTGGTCTTAGAgtacataatttataaatagtatTCATAACTTAATTAGCAGATTAGTATGACAAAATTAATCAAGTTCAAAGTACGTGCTTAGATAGAAGTTCATCGAAATCGTCTAAGTCAGTCATTGGTTCACTAGCCGTGGTTCCAGTAGTGGTATAGTAGTAAAAATCCTCGATGCAATTTGAGGATTTATCATCAGGTTGTGAATAATAACCAGAACTATTGTGGTTATTATTGATTCCACTGATGCTCGAATtacagttattattattattatcaggaTATCCGATGGAATTAGAATTAGAAGCATTATTATAGCTCTCGGTGTAATTATGCCCGTTTTGTTGGCTCCCGCTGTATGATGTTTGACAGCTGACGGCATTTGGGCAATAACTATTGTATATTCCGGTGTTCAACTCGACATTTTGTGgtagatgatgatgatgctgATGATGTACAGTTGCACCATACCCAGCCGATGTATTTATTCTTCTAAGCTTTGCATCTCTGTCTTTCTCTTTCTTGTCTTTCATCCGACGATTTTGAAACCATACTTTtacctgtaaaaaaattataaacttagaaatttctaaatatcAGATCgatgtataattttataataattaatagttaatatttTGTCGCGAATTACGATTTTCCGAACATAGaagagggaggggcaaaacggggtacataaggaaataccaagttttctaGGACTAAAATACActaactcattttttttttttttttttttttccaatgatTTTctaagtaaatagaaaaaatttttagttaccgttaaaagaaaatttttttcatttttacaggAGAAATGGGGTACCcataaaaaaggtaaaaaaaaagaaatttctggatttttgatgaattctattgattttaatttttttgtaaataattaacacgaagaaaagttatattttacatgattattggatacaaaagaagaaaaacaaatttttaatagtttttatcataaaacaaaagtcattaatatttttcgactcacaataaattttttaaaaagtttatcgagaaaaatttaaaaaacgctcAATTATATCTACAAAAgtcattttggaatgtttaaaaacaatttaaaatatgaaattttggtGGTATCCCATTTCGCCTACCCTAGCTCCTTTtgaccccccccccctttccTTATATATTAGATTTGGCATGAAGAATCtcgtaagaaatttaatttttttgatgtagcctattcttgaaggaaattacttcttattcacttatttatatatcaaacaaaaaattgaatattttaaaaataaaattaattatcgcaCGGAAAAATTCTggtttgaaatgctatggtccctagtgaaaatttttcctacTTTTGTCCGAAGAAGTCTTTAAAACTCTAGAACTGCGTTTTTCAGACAAAGGTCCGTACGAGATTTTATCATTTGTAAACAAGTGATaggaaaaatagaaaaattttctcaccTGTCTTTCTTCCAGTCCTAATTGTTTTGCAGTAAAAATTCTTCGTGGACGacataagaattttttatccgCGAATAACCTCTCCAAACCATCCAACTGATTCTGACTGAATACAGTCCGCGGTTTTCTATGGATGTTAATACCacctataaaataaaataagaatattaTAACACTTAttgacttaattaataataagtattCATAAAGTTATTCTTATATGTAACAATAAGCggagttttgtaaatattattaataaaaaataattccactcatcaaaatcgaagtaaaaactcgcgtattacataaatgatcagctgatacgcacacacatatatagacacacatttgcacacacacacacatttgtacacacacatttgcacacatgcacacacgcGGACACACACGCAGATATTTGCACACATCCGAACACACACAAGTACACATTCGCAaacacgcacacaaacacctgcacatacccaaacacacacatgcacgcaaacacacactTGCACACtagggtgtttcaaaaaaaaaacttcaatttttttcttgctcttACCCCCTAAAACGTTAGTGGTTGCCAGAAAAATATCTTCCCAAAAGATGGGCTCTCTAGCTCAA
This window of the Microplitis mediator isolate UGA2020A chromosome 8, iyMicMedi2.1, whole genome shotgun sequence genome carries:
- the LOC130673937 gene encoding homeobox protein Hox-A2-like; the protein is MSVLPDFDVLLNYSTLPLEFPTYGSSPERIRSEESSTSPPSSSDEVKTSKTTKGGINIHRKPRTVFSQNQLDGLERLFADKKFLCRPRRIFTAKQLGLEERQVKVWFQNRRMKDKKEKDRDAKLRRINTSAGYGATVHHQHHHHLPQNVELNTGIYNSYCPNAVSCQTSYSGSQQNGHNYTESYNNASNSNSIGYPDNNNNNCNSSISGINNNHNSSGYYSQPDDKSSNCIEDFYYYTTTGTTASEPMTDLDDFDELLSKHVL